A genomic window from Flavobacterium hankyongi includes:
- a CDS encoding glycosyltransferase family 2 protein, with protein sequence MHLPTCSLVTPTYNWPQALELLLLSIKNQSVLPNEVIIADDGSRPETTELIKKFQENFPIPLVHIWHEDNGNQKPAIMNKAIAKAKYDYIVEIDGDIIMHKDFVKDHLTFAKKGQYLFGSRVNIQKIILEDIFKNKTTHFGFFSKGIKKRTRTLRMPFFMNFEKEHTSISKKLRGCNMSFWREDFIKINGFNESLVGWGVDDSEMIQRLHNIGIVGKRLKHAGIAFHIYHKEQDKSHIALNNAIEDEVREKKIKFIEKGINQYL encoded by the coding sequence ATGCATTTACCTACTTGTTCATTAGTAACTCCTACATACAACTGGCCACAAGCTCTTGAATTACTGCTATTAAGCATAAAAAATCAAAGTGTATTGCCAAATGAGGTTATTATTGCTGATGATGGATCAAGACCTGAAACTACTGAACTTATAAAAAAATTTCAAGAAAATTTCCCCATTCCTCTAGTTCATATATGGCATGAAGATAATGGCAATCAAAAACCAGCCATTATGAACAAAGCTATTGCCAAAGCCAAATACGATTATATCGTCGAAATAGATGGTGACATAATCATGCACAAAGATTTTGTGAAAGACCATTTAACTTTTGCTAAAAAAGGGCAATATCTTTTTGGTTCAAGAGTAAATATTCAAAAAATAATTTTAGAAGATATTTTCAAAAATAAAACAACCCATTTTGGCTTTTTCTCTAAAGGAATTAAAAAAAGGACTCGTACACTAAGAATGCCTTTTTTTATGAATTTCGAAAAAGAACATACATCAATTTCTAAAAAATTAAGAGGTTGTAACATGTCTTTTTGGAGAGAGGATTTTATTAAAATCAATGGATTTAATGAAAGTCTTGTAGGTTGGGGAGTCGATGATTCTGAAATGATTCAAAGATTACACAATATTGGAATTGTTGGCAAGAGATTAAAACATGCCGGTATTGCGTTTCACATTTATCACAAGGAACAAGATAAAAGTCACATTGCTCTAAACAATGCCATTGAAGACGAGGTAAGGGAAAAGAAAATTAAATTTATTGAAAAAGGAATAAATCAATATTTATAG
- a CDS encoding glycosyltransferase family 2 protein, producing the protein MFDIAAIIINYNSSDYTINCINSIIEKSKKNLNYQIIVIDNASEKEDFLKLSEKIKSISFSNLQLVRSKINTGFGGGNMHGVQFSNAKYYAFINNDSIFINDCLGIIYNHMENNNEYGICGPMCYKEDGKLLPTLDHFASPIKELFGRSILEKINSEKYPNRKKEYTKPQQGQFVSGSFMMVRSKDFNSVGGFDTNIFLYYEETDVCKRLQKINKFAYLIPDAKFIHYHGASTPKSIAIKTELKISLLYIIRKHYGYLWHKFFLLFLSIRYFFSSLFKSKYWPLFFVLIKGAHLSSSLKQKQKIWEL; encoded by the coding sequence ATGTTTGATATAGCAGCCATTATAATCAATTACAATTCTAGTGATTACACAATTAATTGTATTAATAGTATAATTGAAAAGAGTAAAAAAAATCTTAATTATCAAATCATTGTAATTGACAACGCTTCAGAAAAAGAAGATTTTTTAAAATTATCTGAAAAGATAAAATCAATTTCTTTTAGTAATCTTCAATTGGTTAGAAGCAAAATAAACACGGGATTTGGAGGAGGAAATATGCACGGTGTTCAATTTAGCAATGCTAAATATTATGCTTTTATAAATAACGATTCAATTTTCATCAATGATTGTTTGGGGATTATTTACAATCATATGGAAAATAATAATGAATATGGAATTTGTGGTCCAATGTGTTATAAGGAAGATGGAAAACTACTACCTACTCTCGACCATTTTGCCTCACCTATCAAAGAATTATTTGGACGTTCAATTCTTGAAAAAATAAATTCAGAAAAATACCCTAACAGAAAAAAAGAATACACAAAACCACAACAAGGTCAATTTGTATCAGGTAGCTTTATGATGGTAAGATCAAAAGATTTTAATAGTGTGGGAGGATTTGACACAAACATTTTTCTTTATTATGAAGAAACTGATGTTTGTAAACGTTTACAAAAAATAAACAAATTTGCTTATCTCATTCCTGATGCAAAATTTATCCATTATCATGGAGCAAGTACTCCAAAATCAATAGCCATAAAAACAGAATTAAAAATCTCTTTATTATATATAATTCGAAAACATTATGGCTACCTTTGGCACAAGTTTTTCTTGCTTTTTTTAAGCATTCGTTACTTTTTTAGTAGTCTTTTTAAATCGAAATATTGGCCACTATTTTTCGTTTTAATTAAAGGAGCTCATTTATCAAGTTCACTAAAAC
- a CDS encoding glycosyltransferase family 9 protein, producing MKILVIQQKRIGDVLTSTIISNNLKKYYPDAKIDYMCYANCVAILENNPNINEVIVLEEKVRKNYLSLAKFIFSIKKRKYDAVIDVYSKLESNLITFFSGAKYRISYDKGYSNLFYNHNIKRVEVGTKSDIGLAIINRLLLLKPLIKEEIIDYKPKIFLTEAEKLQGLALLKQFDIKKDKPIFMFGILGSEWYKTYPIEKMAQIIDFTVAKTNATILFNYIPSQKEDAQKIYDICKNETKQNIVFDLYAKELRGFLGLLSHCDALIGNEGGAVNMAKGLNIPTFSIFSPSVDKETWQIFEDEKNISIHLKDLKPEIYKQFTEKEIKVETFKYFEEYPFELLLEKLQDFYKTIL from the coding sequence ATGAAAATTTTAGTGATTCAGCAAAAGCGAATTGGCGATGTACTTACTAGTACCATCATTAGCAACAATTTAAAAAAATATTATCCTGATGCTAAAATTGATTATATGTGTTATGCAAATTGTGTAGCTATTTTAGAAAATAATCCAAACATAAACGAAGTTATAGTTTTGGAAGAAAAAGTAAGGAAAAATTATCTTTCATTAGCTAAATTTATTTTCTCAATCAAAAAAAGGAAATATGATGCTGTAATTGATGTTTACAGTAAATTGGAAAGTAATTTAATCACCTTTTTCTCAGGAGCAAAATATCGAATTTCATACGATAAAGGATATTCTAACTTATTTTACAATCATAATATTAAACGTGTTGAAGTTGGTACTAAATCAGACATTGGCCTAGCCATCATTAATAGATTACTTCTATTAAAACCATTAATAAAGGAAGAAATTATAGATTACAAACCTAAGATTTTTTTAACCGAAGCAGAAAAACTCCAAGGATTAGCGTTATTAAAACAGTTTGATATAAAAAAAGACAAACCAATTTTCATGTTTGGAATTTTAGGTAGCGAATGGTACAAAACTTATCCAATTGAAAAAATGGCACAGATTATTGATTTCACAGTAGCAAAAACAAACGCAACAATACTTTTTAACTACATTCCGTCACAAAAAGAAGATGCTCAAAAGATTTATGACATTTGTAAAAACGAAACGAAACAGAATATAGTATTTGATTTATATGCAAAAGAGCTCAGAGGATTCTTAGGCTTACTTTCACATTGCGATGCTTTAATCGGTAATGAAGGTGGTGCGGTAAACATGGCAAAAGGATTAAATATTCCTACTTTTTCAATCTTTTCCCCTTCGGTAGATAAAGAAACATGGCAGATTTTTGAAGACGAAAAGAATATTTCTATCCATTTAAAAGATCTTAAACCTGAAATATACAAACAATTCACAGAGAAGGAAATCAAAGTAGAAACTTTCAAATATTTTGAAGAATATCCGTTTGAGTTATTGTTAGAAAAATTACAGGATTTCTATAAAACTATATTATAA
- a CDS encoding Kdo domain containing protein — MRYSINPKFLALEKRLLTIISNFDNQGEVLVKGQRNSIKLFTEENLVINIKSFKKPNLVNKFVYRFFRKSKAQRSYEFALELLKKGIGTPNPIGYFENRSLFTLQDSYYACEHLKYDLTYRELVETDYPDADNILRQFTQFTYMMHQKGVEFLDHSPGNTLIQNKGNGKYEFFLVDLNRMKFHESIDFKTRMKNLSKITPHKEMVAVMSNEYAKLSGESEQLVFNTMWQLTEDFQYRFYRKKRIKKKLKFWKK; from the coding sequence ATGAGATATTCAATAAATCCTAAGTTTTTAGCATTAGAGAAACGATTGCTAACTATTATAAGCAACTTTGATAATCAAGGTGAAGTATTAGTAAAAGGACAAAGAAATTCTATAAAGTTATTTACAGAAGAAAATCTTGTTATTAATATAAAATCATTCAAAAAACCTAATTTAGTGAATAAATTTGTGTATCGTTTTTTTAGAAAATCGAAAGCACAACGCTCTTATGAATTTGCTTTAGAATTGCTTAAAAAAGGAATTGGAACACCAAATCCAATTGGATATTTTGAAAACAGAAGTCTTTTTACACTTCAGGACAGTTATTATGCTTGTGAGCATTTAAAATATGATTTGACCTATAGAGAACTTGTCGAAACTGATTATCCGGATGCAGATAATATTTTACGTCAATTTACACAGTTTACTTATATGATGCATCAAAAAGGAGTAGAATTTCTTGATCATTCTCCTGGAAATACATTAATCCAAAATAAAGGAAATGGGAAATATGAGTTTTTTTTGGTCGATTTGAATAGAATGAAATTTCATGAAAGCATTGACTTTAAAACTAGAATGAAAAACTTGTCTAAAATTACGCCTCATAAAGAAATGGTTGCTGTAATGAGTAATGAGTATGCTAAACTTTCGGGCGAAAGCGAACAACTTGTCTTTAATACTATGTGGCAACTAACCGAAGATTTTCAGTACCGTTTTTACAGAAAAAAGCGCATCAAGAAAAAATTAAAATTTTGGAAGAAGTAA